The Hevea brasiliensis isolate MT/VB/25A 57/8 chromosome 1, ASM3005281v1, whole genome shotgun sequence genome has a window encoding:
- the LOC110644889 gene encoding uncharacterized protein LOC110644889 produces MACTIDFRRLDEGFGGKTYKRKREAQSHVTTDDGDASMEIDGDTIPPAKRSAVPSSENPDKPVFGNPTYDGVIAGRVSGRKWKQPRKQRASAKLVSRKGTTFEQREQQKEIKRAYRERMNELKDEIKRNKEQKRKKREEREKKKQENILRSGTKLQKITNPKTLKKIAKSKDRKLLKVVPDDVFNKNKK; encoded by the coding sequence ATGGCTTGCACCATAGATTTCCGACGCCTCGATGAAGGCTTCGGAGGCAAAACCTACAAGCGAAAACGCGAAGCTCAATCGCATGTCACAACAGACGACGGCGACGCTTCCATGGAGATCGACGGGGACACGATTCCTCCAGCAAAGAGGTCGGCGGTGCCGTCATCGGAGAATCCAGACAAGCCGGTATTCGGAAATCCGACGTATGACGGCGTGATAGCTGGGAGAGTGTCGGGTCGGAAGTGGAAGCAGCCAAGGAAGCAGAGGGCGTCGGCGAAGCTAGTGAGCAGGAAGGGCACTACGTTCGAGCAGAGGGAGCAGCAGAAGGAGATAAAGAGAGCTTACAGAGAGAGAATGAATGAGTTGAAGGATGAGATAAAGAGGAATAAGgagcagaagaggaagaagagggaggagagagagaagaagaagcagGAAAATATATTGAGGTCTGGGACTAAGTTGCAGAAGATTACGAATCCAAAGACATTGAAGAAGATTGCCAAGTCTAAGGATAGGAAGTTGCTCAAGGTTGTTCCTGATGATGTATTCAATAAGAACAAGAAATAG
- the LOC110644888 gene encoding putative pentatricopeptide repeat-containing protein At2g01510, with the protein MKLPFRKIPLKNLASLTLAASQPSNCSHPNVKICIDARIIKTGFDPNTSRSNYRVKNLIESGQLSEARQLFDQMPHKNTVSTNMMILGFVKAGNLFIARQLFDSMVERTAVTYTILIGGYSHCDQFREAFELFVDMHGGDTRPDYVTFVTLLSGCNDPQMVKGLFQLHSLVVKLGHDLALKVCNSLVDSYCKTHRSDLAYQFFKEMPERDSVTYNALIAGYAKEGLNEEAIKLFMEMQSLGLDVSDFTFQAVLGAGIGLDGIAFGQQVHGYSVKTNLVWNVFVGNSLLDFYSKHDCINEARKLFYKMPELDGVSYNVMITAYAWIGKVKESIDLFRELQFTKFNRTNFPFATMLSIAANTLDLQMGKQLHSQTIVTAADSEVLVANSLVDMYAKCGQYEEAERIFVKLSSRSTVPWTAMISANVQKGRLEEGLKFFSEMRRANVSADQATFASVLKASANVASISLGKQLHSCIIRSGFMSNVYSGSALVDMYAKCGSVKDAIQTFEEMPERNVVSWNALITAYAQNGDGEATLRSFEEMVRSGYQPDSVSFLCVLSACSHCGLVKEGLRYFNSMTKVYKLVPKREHYTSIVDVLCRSGQFDKAEKLMTQMPFEPDEIMWSSVLNSCKIHKNHDLAKRAAQQLFNMEVRDASPYVTMSNILAAAGQWDSVRKVKKEMRERGLKKVPAYSWVEIKHKVHVFSANDKCHPQMKEIMLKIDVLSEQMEREGYMPDTSCALHNVDEDVKVESLKYHSERIAIAFALINTPEGSPILVMKNLRACADCHAAIKVISKIVGREITVRDSSRFHHFRDGICSCRDYW; encoded by the coding sequence ATGAAATTACCATTTAGAAAAATTCCCCTTAAAAACCTTGCTTCTCTTACTCTAGCAGCCTCCCAACCTTCGAACTGCTCCCACCCAAATGTCAAAATCTGTATCGATGCCCGAATTATCAAAACTGGTTTTGACCCAAACACTTCTCGATCCAATTACCGGGTCAAGAATCTTATTGAAAGCGGCCAGCTATCTGAAGCACGCCAACTGTTCGATCAAATGCCTCATAAGAACACTGTCTCAACAAACATGATGATTTTGGGCTTCGTAAAAGCGGGCAATCTTTTTATTGCCAGACAACTTTTTGATAGCATGGTTGAACGTACTGCTGTGACATATACTATCTTGATTGGCGGGTATTCACATTGTGATCAATTTAGAGAAGCGTTTGAGCTTTTTGTTGATATGCATGGGGGTGACACCAGGCCTGATTATGTGACTTTTGTAACTCTTTTATCAGGGTGCAATGACCCCCAAATGGTGAAGGGATTATTTCAACTTCATTCCCTTGTTGTTAAACTGGGACACGATTTGGCCCTTAAAGTTTGCAATTCATTGGTTGATTCTTATTGCAAAACACATCGCTCAGATTTAGCTTATCAGTTTTTTAAGGAAATGCCTGAAAGGGATTCTGTTACTTACAATGCTTTGATAGCAGGATATGCAAAAGAAGGATTGAATGAAGAAGCGATAAAGCTTTTCATGGAGATGCAAAGTTTGGGACTTGACGTTTCAGATTTTACCTTTCAAGCAGTTTTAGGTGCGGGTATTGGCTTAGACGGTATAGCATTTGGCCAACAAGTCCATGGTTATTCAGTGAAGACCAATCTTGTGTGGAATGTATTTGTGGGGAATTCCTTGCTTgatttctactcaaagcatgatTGTATAAATGAAGCTAGGAAACTTTTTTATAAGATGCCAGAGTTGGATGGTGTTTCTTACAATGTGATGATTACTGCCTATGCATGGATTGGAAAAGTAAAAGAATCTATTGATCTTTTCCGAGAGCTGCAGTTTACAAAATTTAATAGGACAAATTTCCCTTTTGCAACCATGTTGAGTATAGCAGCAAATACACTAGACTTGCAGATGGGCAAGCAACTTCATTCACAGACCATTGTGACAGCAGCTGATTCAGAAGTTTTGGTAGCAAATTCTTTGGTTGACATGTATGCTAAGTGTGGACAATATGAGGAAGCTGAAAGGATATTTGTGAAACTGAGCAGTAGAAGCACAGTTCCATGGACAGCTATGATCTCTGCTAATGTTCAGAAAGGACGTCTTGAAGAAGGCCTAAAATTTTTCAGTGAGATGCGAAGAGCCAATGTAAGTGCTGACCAGGCTACTTTTGCCAGTGTCTTAAAAGCCTCAGCAAATGTGGCTTCAATTTCATTGGGGAAACAGCTGCACTCCTGTATAATCAGATCAGGATTCATGTCAAATGTTTATTCTGGAAGTGCACTCGTCGACATGTATGCCAAATGTGGATCTGTAAAAGATGCAATTCAAACTTTTGAAGAGATGCCTGAAAGGAATGTAGTCTCTTGGAATGCACTAATCACAGCTTATGCTCAAAATGGGGATGGTGAGGCCACTCTAAGATCATTTGAAGAGATGGTTCGGTCAGGTTATCAACCAGATTCAGTTAGTTTCCTTTGTGTTTTATCAGCTTGCAGCCACTGTGGACTGGTCAAAGAAGGATTGCGATACTTCAATTCCATGACTAAAGTATATAAACTTGTTCCAAAGAGAGAACACTATACGTCTATAGTTGATGTGCTATGTAGGAGTGGACAATTTGACAAGGCCGAGAAGTTGATGACTCAAATGCCATTTGAACCTGATGAGATTATGTGGTCATCAGTTTTGAACTCTTGTAAGATTCATAAGAACCACGATTTAGCCAAGAGAGCCGCACAACAACTCTTCAACATGGAGGTGAGGGATGCTTCTCCTTATGTCACCATGTCTAATATTCTTGCAGCAGCAGGTCAGTGGGACAGTGTTAGGAAGGTAAAGAAGGAAATGAGGGAACGTGGACTTAAGAAGGTTCCAGCTTATAGTTGGGTTGAAATTAAGCATAAGGTCCATGTATTCTCAGCAAATGATAAGTGCCACCCACAGATGAAGGAAATCATGCTAAAAATTGATGTGTTGTCAGAGCAAATGGAAAGGGAAGGATACATGCCTGATACGAGTTGTGCACTTCACAATGTGGATGAAGATGTTAAAGTTGAATCGCTTAAATATCATAGCGAACGCATAGCAATTGCTTTTGCGCTGATCAATACGCCAGAGGGATCACCCATTCTGGTGATGAAGAATTTGCGAGCTTGTGCAGACTGTCATGCTGCAATCAAGGTGATATCAAAAATTGTTGGAAGGGAGATTACAGTTAGAGATTCAAGCAGGTTTCATCATTTTAGAGATGGGATTTGCTCTTGTAGGGATTACTGGTAA